One genomic window of Marinobacter adhaerens HP15 includes the following:
- a CDS encoding insulinase family protein — MQNPISRLFSLLILLLFSTLALSAQIPEKSPNDDNQYRFIELDNGLKVILVSDEDADKAAASMNVAVGSGDDPAEREGLSHFLEHMLFLGTEKYPDPGEYQQFIKSHGGQHNAFTAFQDTNYFFDVQAEFLEPALDRFAQQFSAPLFTAELVDRERNAVHSEFSAKQKDDGRRFYSVKKAVSNPDHAFSHFAVGNLSTLENTEANPLRPDLIEFWKQHYSSNIMSLAVYGPQTLDELESMVRGRFDAIENRNLETKRHVASLYRSDELPAKVTAEALKDVRSLSLTFPIPSQEANYRTKPASYVANLLGHEGPGSLFDVLKRAGLAESLSAGLGMDTGENATLEISISLTPEGLARHEDILPLVFDYIEKIRQKGISEQRFLEMQNLARIDFRFREQGNPLHEAMRLSRYLQDYPAEDVLRAPWLVERFAPEQYRDILDRLTPDNLLAFVLAPEPELENPNRTDWYEAAWAREPLDPATLRTQSLPELAAQLRLPPENPFVPEDLAMVPGKTMAQPTQLATIEGMDVWFARDTRFDTPKANVFVGLRTPATRASARSYVLTQLLVDAINTNLNAWAYSASLAGLDYSVYPHLRGITVRVGGYNDKLHTLMNRILLQVAAPELTEQRFEIARQQLIDGLQNKAKDRPVEQTSEFIQTSLIEGAWSTDAKLRAAREVSFEELQSFSEALLSQVDPVMMAHGNLTEASTLNLARQIDAIVLGNSELVRVARSQVRQLPDNETLVSIDVDHPDTGYTLYMQGDNTSFEERARFRLLAQIISSPFYEEIRTNRQMGYIVYATPFEMLETPALGFVVQSPSASQAEIDQAVQEFSNSFEETLSALTAERLDREKQAVISKLLERDRQLGEISSRYWREIDRGMDTFDSRQQLANAIKQVGKPQLLETFKKAVLERKQALEVVTGGNGLEANRALGRLTELPPVPAS, encoded by the coding sequence ATGCAGAACCCGATCTCACGCCTGTTTTCCCTGCTCATACTTTTGCTGTTCAGCACCCTTGCTCTTTCTGCGCAGATTCCGGAGAAGAGCCCCAATGACGACAACCAGTACCGGTTCATCGAACTGGACAACGGCCTGAAGGTCATTCTGGTGTCTGATGAGGATGCAGACAAAGCAGCGGCCTCAATGAACGTTGCTGTTGGTAGCGGAGATGATCCGGCGGAGCGCGAAGGCCTCTCCCACTTCCTCGAGCACATGCTTTTCCTCGGGACCGAGAAATACCCCGATCCGGGCGAGTACCAGCAGTTCATCAAGAGCCACGGTGGCCAGCACAATGCCTTCACCGCGTTCCAGGACACGAACTACTTCTTCGATGTTCAGGCCGAATTTCTGGAACCGGCACTGGATCGGTTCGCCCAGCAATTTTCCGCGCCCTTATTTACCGCCGAACTGGTGGATCGTGAGCGCAACGCTGTGCACTCGGAGTTCAGCGCCAAACAGAAAGACGATGGTCGACGCTTCTATTCCGTCAAGAAAGCCGTTAGCAATCCGGATCACGCCTTCAGTCACTTTGCCGTCGGAAACCTGAGCACCCTTGAGAATACGGAAGCAAATCCCCTTCGGCCGGACCTGATCGAGTTCTGGAAGCAGCATTACTCCTCGAACATCATGAGCCTGGCGGTTTACGGGCCCCAAACCCTGGATGAGCTGGAATCCATGGTGCGAGGGCGCTTCGATGCCATTGAAAACCGCAACCTTGAGACCAAGCGTCACGTCGCCAGCCTGTACCGCTCAGATGAGCTGCCAGCCAAGGTCACAGCAGAGGCACTGAAGGACGTTCGAAGCCTGTCGCTCACGTTCCCTATTCCGTCCCAGGAAGCGAACTACCGCACCAAACCCGCCAGCTACGTGGCCAACCTGCTCGGCCACGAGGGCCCGGGCAGCCTGTTCGACGTTCTGAAACGGGCCGGTCTGGCGGAAAGCCTTTCCGCAGGTCTGGGCATGGATACCGGCGAGAACGCCACCCTCGAAATCAGCATTTCCCTGACACCGGAAGGACTGGCTCGCCATGAGGACATCCTGCCGCTGGTATTCGATTACATCGAGAAGATTCGCCAGAAAGGTATCAGCGAGCAGCGTTTCCTGGAAATGCAGAACCTGGCTCGCATCGATTTTCGATTCCGCGAACAGGGTAACCCCCTGCACGAGGCCATGCGCCTTTCTCGTTACCTCCAGGACTATCCCGCCGAAGACGTTTTGCGGGCGCCCTGGCTGGTTGAGCGCTTCGCACCGGAACAGTACCGCGACATTCTGGACAGGCTGACGCCGGACAACCTCCTTGCTTTTGTTCTGGCACCGGAGCCTGAACTTGAAAATCCGAACCGAACCGACTGGTACGAAGCGGCGTGGGCCCGGGAACCACTCGACCCGGCAACACTGAGGACCCAGAGCCTGCCAGAACTCGCTGCCCAGCTGCGCCTGCCGCCGGAGAATCCATTTGTGCCGGAAGATCTGGCGATGGTGCCCGGAAAAACCATGGCGCAGCCGACACAACTGGCAACCATCGAGGGAATGGATGTCTGGTTTGCCCGGGATACCCGGTTTGATACCCCGAAAGCCAACGTGTTTGTGGGCCTTCGTACGCCTGCCACCCGAGCGTCGGCACGCAGCTACGTGCTCACTCAGTTGCTGGTGGACGCCATCAATACCAATCTGAACGCCTGGGCTTACTCCGCCAGTCTTGCGGGCCTGGATTACAGCGTCTATCCGCATCTCAGGGGTATCACGGTCCGGGTCGGCGGTTACAACGACAAACTCCATACCCTGATGAACCGGATTCTGCTCCAGGTGGCTGCACCGGAACTGACCGAACAACGTTTCGAGATCGCGCGGCAGCAGCTGATTGACGGCCTGCAGAACAAGGCCAAGGATCGCCCCGTCGAACAGACCTCTGAGTTTATCCAGACGTCCCTCATCGAAGGCGCCTGGTCCACCGACGCCAAGCTGAGAGCCGCCCGGGAAGTTAGCTTCGAGGAACTGCAATCCTTCTCTGAAGCCCTGCTGTCACAGGTTGACCCGGTTATGATGGCGCACGGAAACCTCACCGAGGCCTCGACTCTTAACCTCGCGCGGCAAATTGACGCCATAGTTCTGGGCAACAGCGAGCTGGTCCGGGTAGCACGAAGCCAGGTGCGCCAGCTGCCAGATAATGAAACCCTCGTCTCCATCGACGTGGACCATCCGGACACGGGCTATACCCTCTACATGCAGGGAGACAACACCAGCTTTGAGGAGCGGGCCCGATTCCGGCTGCTGGCCCAGATTATCAGCAGCCCGTTCTACGAAGAGATCCGAACCAACCGCCAGATGGGCTACATCGTTTACGCGACGCCTTTTGAAATGCTTGAAACACCGGCCCTGGGGTTTGTTGTTCAGTCACCTTCCGCTTCCCAGGCAGAGATTGACCAGGCGGTTCAGGAATTCTCCAACAGCTTTGAGGAAACCCTCTCCGCTTTGACAGCGGAACGCCTTGATCGGGAGAAACAGGCCGTTATCAGCAAGCTACTCGAGCGGGACCGGCAACTCGGCGAGATTTCCAGCCGCTACTGGCGTGAGATTGATCGGGGCATGGACACGTTTGATTCCCGCCAGCAGTTGGCCAACGCGATCAAGCAGGTCGGAAAACCACAATTGCTGGAAACCTTCAAAAAGGCCGTCCTGGAGCGCAAGCAGGCATTAGAAGTGGTTACAGGTGGGAATGGCCTGGAGGCAAACCGGGCGCTTGGCAGGCTCACCGAGCTGCCGCCGGTGCCCGCCAGCTAG